A segment of the Candidatus Omnitrophota bacterium genome:
CGGACGTCATTGAGATCGAGGGGGGGCGGCTCACCGGTGCTGCCGTTGAGAGCGCAGCAGACCACCGCACGGCGATGAGTTTGGCCGTGGCCGGTTTGGCCGCTTCAGGGGTGACGACGATCCGCGGCGCTGAATGCGTGGCGAAGTCGTTTCCTGAGTTCTTTGAATATCTTCAACAAATCACGCCTCCGGAAACGGTGACCGTCGAATCCTCTGTAACGCCGAAGGATCGTTGACAAGGCTAAGGCGCTCTGCTAGGATAGGGCCACGTGACCACCCGGTGATCCCCGATAGTCGATGCTGAAACAACTGCTCAATCAGGTCGGCGCCTTTCTGAAGCGAACGTGGAATTTTCTTCTTGGCCTGTTCTCTCAAGACATCTCGATTGACCTCGGCACCGCCACCACCCTCGTCTATGTGAAAGGCCGCGGCATCGTGCTGTGCGAGCCCTCGGTCGTGGCGATTCAGCGCGGCTCCTCCAAAGTGCTGGCCGTCGGCGAGGAAGCCAAGCGGATGATCGGCCGCACCCCGGGCAACATTTCCGCGATCCGACCGATGAAGGACGGCGTCATTGCGGACTTTGAAGTCACGGAATCGATGCTGCGCTACTTCATCAAGAAAGCGCAGCCCCGCAAGCTCAACAAGCCGCTCGTCGTGATTGCGATCCCCTCCGGCATCACCGAAGTGGAGAAGCGCGCGGTGCGGGATTCTGCGCTGCGCGCAGGCGCGCGCGAGGTCTTCCTCGTGGAAGAGCCGAAGGCCGCCGCGATCGGCGTGGGGCTGCCGATTCATGAGCCGGGGGGCAACATGATCATCGATATCGGCGGGGGGACCACCGAAATGGCGGTGATATCGCTCGATGGCATCGTGGTGTCCCGCTCGATTCGGATCGCCGGCGATGAAATGGATCAAGCCATCGTCGAGCACATGCGCAAGACCTACAACCTCATGATCGGGGAGCGCACCGCGGAAGAAATCAAGATCCGCATTGGATCAGCCTATCCGCTGGATGCGGAGATGACGATGGATGTGCGGGGGCGCGATCTGGTAGCCGGCCTGCCGAAAACCGTGACGATCACATCAGAAGAGGTGCGCGAGGCGCTCGCCGAGCCGGTGCGTTCCATCATGGAGGCGTCCCGCCTGACCCTGGAAAAAACCCCGCCGGAGCTCTCCGCCGACTTGATCGATCGAGGGATCGTGCTCGCCGGCGGCAGCTCTCAGCTGCGAGGGCTCGATAAGATGTTGGCCGAAGAGACCGGGCTTCCCGTGCATATTGCGGAGAACCCGACGACCGCGGTGGCTCTCGGCGTCGGGAAGGGGCTTGAGAATATCCGGTATCTGCGGAATCGGATCGCCGTCAACAGCCGTCCTGCCGAGTTCTAAACGCGAATTGCCGCTAGTCTGATCGTTGGTCGATGCGCCTCCCTGCGCGCGCGGGCGTGATTGTCGGTAGTGTGCTGCTGCTCTCCGCCACGGCTTCCGCGCTCCATCAACCTCTCCGGATCCATCACACGGCCCAGCACGTCGCCCTCGCCATCCTGCGTTTTCCGTTCACCGTCGTCAGCGCCGCGGTGTCCACCGCGCGCCTCTTGCCCAGGCTGCCATCGCTCGCCCAGGAAAACGCCGCACTCCGAGCGCAGCTGGCACAGCAGCAGAGCGAGCTGGCTGATTGGCAGCAGCGGCAGCAGCACGCGAAACGCCTCAGCGCGCTGGCGGCCGCCTCCGCCGCCACAGGCGTTGTCGCTGACGTGATCGGCCGATCGACCATCCCCACGCAGCAGATCATTCTGCTCAATCGGGGGCGAGCCGACGGCGTCTCGCCTGATCATGTCGTGGTGGATGCGGCGGGCGTGGTGGGGCGCGTGAGGGAGCTCACGTCCGCCACCGCGCTCGTGACGCTGCTGACGGATCCGGAGAGCCGCATCGCAGCGCTCGTAGAGCGATCCCGCGAAGCCGCGCTGCTGGTGGGCCGCGGCCGCGGCCGGTGTGAATTGTTGTATCTTGACGCGGAAGCGGAGATTCAGGTGGGTGATCGAGTCATCACGGCGGGGCTCGGCGGGGCGTTTCCCAAAGGCCTGCGGCTCGGCGAGGTCACCCGGGTGACGAAGCATCCGGCGGCTGGCACGACCTCAGCATGGGTCGCGCCGTCTGCGCGCGTCGGACAACTTGAAGAAGTCCTATGTTTGCCTCCGCAACAATGACCCCCATGACCAATGACCAAATTCCAATAACCAAACAAGCTCCAATGACCGAATTACCAATGACCAAACGAGCAACATGGTTTGGTCATTCGGTCATTGGGAAATTGGTCATTGTTCGGTCATTGGTGCTTGGTGATTGGTCATTAGTGAGGCATGGGATTACAGAATGCGGCTCGTGATTGTTTGCTGGATGGCCCAACTACTGCTCGTACAGGTGTTGCCGTCGCCCTGGTGGGTGCCGGATCTTCTGGTGGTAGCGCTAGTCGTGGCGATGAGCGCGCAGCCCAATCGGTGGGTGGCGCTCTCCGCGGCGGCCGGGCTCTGTCAGAGCGTGTGGGCGGTGCGGTTTCCCTGGCACATCGTGATGAGCTACGTGGGGGTCGGGTGGCT
Coding sequences within it:
- the mreC gene encoding rod shape-determining protein MreC, which produces MRLPARAGVIVGSVLLLSATASALHQPLRIHHTAQHVALAILRFPFTVVSAAVSTARLLPRLPSLAQENAALRAQLAQQQSELADWQQRQQHAKRLSALAAASAATGVVADVIGRSTIPTQQIILLNRGRADGVSPDHVVVDAAGVVGRVRELTSATALVTLLTDPESRIAALVERSREAALLVGRGRGRCELLYLDAEAEIQVGDRVITAGLGGAFPKGLRLGEVTRVTKHPAAGTTSAWVAPSARVGQLEEVLCLPPQQ
- a CDS encoding rod shape-determining protein → MLKQLLNQVGAFLKRTWNFLLGLFSQDISIDLGTATTLVYVKGRGIVLCEPSVVAIQRGSSKVLAVGEEAKRMIGRTPGNISAIRPMKDGVIADFEVTESMLRYFIKKAQPRKLNKPLVVIAIPSGITEVEKRAVRDSALRAGAREVFLVEEPKAAAIGVGLPIHEPGGNMIIDIGGGTTEMAVISLDGIVVSRSIRIAGDEMDQAIVEHMRKTYNLMIGERTAEEIKIRIGSAYPLDAEMTMDVRGRDLVAGLPKTVTITSEEVREALAEPVRSIMEASRLTLEKTPPELSADLIDRGIVLAGGSSQLRGLDKMLAEETGLPVHIAENPTTAVALGVGKGLENIRYLRNRIAVNSRPAEF